The sequence GTGATCCCAGGGATTTTATGGGGATTAAGCTGTATGCTTGTCGTCTACTTTTATGCGAAAAAGAATGGGTATGTTGCTAAAAGAGCTATAAGCGCCAAGGAATTTTTTAGGGTGACCTTTGACGCCCTACCGAGTTTGCTGTTGATTGTGATTGTAATCGGCGGGATTGTAAGCGGTATTTTCACAGCTACGGAAGCATCGGCAATGGCAGTTGCCTATAGTTTACTTTTATCGATGTTCCTTTATAAAACAATCACAATAAAAGAGTTATACACTATTCTGATTGACAGTGCCAAGTTGTCGGCTATTATCATGTTTTTAATTGGTGCATCCAACATTTTGGCATGGGTGATGTCATTTACTGAAATTCCAACCTTGATTGCGGATACCATATTGGGCATTTCAGATAATCCGATTATTATTCTATTGGTGATCAATTTACTGTTGTTGTTTGTGGGCACATTTATGGATTTGACTCCTGCCATTTTAATTTTCACACCGATTTTGCTTCCTGTATGCCAAGCGTTGGGGATGACTCCGTTGCATTTTGGCATTATGCTGACATTTAATTTGAGTATCGGGACCATTACTCCTCCAGTAGGCAATATTTTGTTTGTTGGGATAAAAGTGGCCCAAAGGAAGCTGGAAAATGTGATGCCGCACCTCTTTCGGTTTTATGCCGCCATTTTCGTTATTCTTATGTTGATCACATATGTTTCATGGTTTTCAACATTCTTGCCAAAGCTGGCCGGCTACTTTTAATAACATGAACGTATAATTGATTAATTTTTAATTTTGAAATTTAAAAAGGAGAAGATAAACATGAGTTCTTTCGATCGTATAAACAACACTTACTTCAACTATATAAATGGAGAGTGGATAGCATCTGAAAGCAATATAACAGAGGCAAGCACGAATCCCGCCAAAATGGATGAGGTGGTGGGCTATTTTCAAAAATCGACGCAGGGAGATTTAAATAAAGCTGTGTCCTCAGCAAAACAAGCACAGCAGCAGT is a genomic window of Shouchella clausii containing:
- a CDS encoding TRAP transporter large permease — protein: MALSAGLILFVTIVILLLLGIPIGISLMVAGILAITQSLGFSAAIPASALKMFQGINIFTLLAIPFFVLAGNIMSKGGIAVRLIHFATALTGRIPGSLAHTNVVANMLFGSVSGSGTAAASAMGTIIGPIQKKEGYNEDFSAALNVATAPTGLLIPPSTALITYALASGSTSVAALFLGGVIPGILWGLSCMLVVYFYAKKNGYVAKRAISAKEFFRVTFDALPSLLLIVIVIGGIVSGIFTATEASAMAVAYSLLLSMFLYKTITIKELYTILIDSAKLSAIIMFLIGASNILAWVMSFTEIPTLIADTILGISDNPIIILLVINLLLLFVGTFMDLTPAILIFTPILLPVCQALGMTPLHFGIMLTFNLSIGTITPPVGNILFVGIKVAQRKLENVMPHLFRFYAAIFVILMLITYVSWFSTFLPKLAGYF